A stretch of the Pseudomonas sp. ACM7 genome encodes the following:
- a CDS encoding AraC family transcriptional regulator, giving the protein MLLTRHLDANATLVSLIQPLTNRDGFAPTALPGVQVLRASCDVARGPQIYEPSLVIIAQGSKLAYLGPRTLEYGAGHYLIQALPVPFECETFSAPDGPMLGVSIAIDRVLLGELVLAMGLAPGRSIAAQTPESMTSAVLDDAMRGCVERLLRCLHDPLECQVMGQARLRELLFVALRGPQADVLRALVEQQGQFARIAASLSHLHAHYTEPLNVETLASCANMSASTFHEHFKRSTLLSPVQYLKRLRLLRAQQLLLGEGLGVAQVAHRVGYQSTSQFSREYKRYFERNPGDERAA; this is encoded by the coding sequence ATGTTGTTGACCCGTCATCTGGATGCCAATGCCACGCTGGTTTCGCTGATTCAGCCTTTGACTAATCGCGACGGTTTCGCTCCCACGGCGTTGCCGGGTGTGCAGGTTTTGCGGGCCAGTTGTGATGTGGCTCGCGGCCCGCAGATTTACGAGCCGAGTCTGGTCATCATCGCCCAGGGCAGCAAGTTGGCGTATCTGGGGCCGCGTACACTGGAGTACGGCGCCGGGCATTATTTGATTCAGGCATTGCCGGTGCCGTTCGAGTGCGAGACGTTTTCAGCACCCGATGGCCCTATGCTGGGCGTTTCCATCGCCATTGACCGGGTGTTGCTCGGTGAGTTGGTCTTGGCCATGGGGCTGGCGCCGGGGCGTAGTATTGCGGCGCAAACGCCAGAGTCCATGACCTCGGCGGTGCTCGACGATGCGATGCGTGGTTGTGTTGAACGGCTGCTGCGTTGCCTGCACGATCCGCTGGAATGCCAGGTTATGGGGCAGGCGCGATTGCGCGAGTTGTTGTTCGTCGCCTTGCGCGGGCCGCAAGCCGATGTGCTGCGGGCGCTGGTCGAGCAACAGGGTCAATTCGCCCGGATCGCGGCATCGCTCAGCCATCTGCATGCGCATTACACCGAGCCGCTGAACGTCGAAACCCTGGCCAGTTGCGCGAACATGAGTGCGTCGACCTTTCATGAGCATTTCAAACGCAGCACGTTGTTGTCGCCAGTGCAGTATTTGAAGCGATTGCGTTTGCTCAGGGCCCAGCAGTTATTGCTGGGCGAGGGATTGGGCGTGGCACAGGTGGCGCATCGGGTCGGGTATCAAAGTACGTCGCAGTTCAGTCGTGAGTACAAGCGCTACTTCGAGCGTAATCCGGGGGATGAGCGCGCTGCCTGA
- a CDS encoding NAD(P)-dependent alcohol dehydrogenase, giving the protein MYTAIGYAAQSATTPLAPVKFERRSPRADDVAIDILYCGVCHSDIHQARNEWGIAVYPLMPGHEIVGKVTAIGANVTKHKVGDLVGVGCMVDSCRSCEACQSNFEQYCLEGPTMTYATPDRVDGSNTMGGYSDSIVVSEHFVVRIPEKLDPASAAPILCAGITTYSPLKHYGVKAGDKVGILGMGGLGHMGIKFAKAMGAEVTLFTRSANKAEEGRRQGADHVIVSTDAEQMKAAAGHFDFLLDTIPVQHDLNPYLDTLRFDGVHILVGLIEPIDPPVHAAKLVLGRRVLAGSLIGGIAETQEVLDFCAEHNITCDIEMLDIRQINEAYARMIAGDVKYRFVIDMATLKV; this is encoded by the coding sequence ATGTACACCGCCATCGGATACGCCGCCCAGTCGGCCACCACTCCCCTCGCCCCCGTGAAATTCGAACGCCGCAGCCCTCGGGCCGACGACGTTGCGATCGATATTCTCTACTGCGGCGTCTGCCATTCCGACATCCATCAGGCACGCAACGAGTGGGGCATTGCCGTTTACCCACTGATGCCCGGCCACGAGATCGTAGGCAAAGTTACCGCCATCGGTGCGAATGTCACCAAGCACAAAGTCGGCGATCTGGTTGGCGTCGGGTGCATGGTTGATTCGTGCCGCAGCTGCGAAGCCTGCCAATCGAACTTCGAGCAATACTGCCTCGAAGGTCCGACCATGACTTACGCCACCCCGGACCGCGTCGATGGCAGCAACACCATGGGCGGCTATTCCGACAGCATCGTGGTCAGCGAACACTTCGTGGTGCGCATCCCCGAGAAACTCGACCCGGCCAGCGCCGCGCCGATCCTGTGTGCCGGCATCACCACCTATTCGCCGCTCAAGCACTACGGCGTGAAGGCGGGCGACAAGGTCGGGATTCTCGGCATGGGCGGCCTCGGCCACATGGGCATCAAGTTCGCCAAGGCAATGGGCGCTGAAGTCACGCTGTTCACCCGCTCGGCGAACAAGGCTGAAGAAGGTCGTCGCCAAGGTGCGGACCACGTGATCGTGTCCACCGATGCCGAACAGATGAAGGCCGCCGCAGGACATTTCGACTTCCTGCTGGACACCATTCCGGTGCAGCACGACCTCAACCCCTACCTCGATACGCTGCGTTTCGACGGCGTGCACATTCTGGTGGGCCTGATCGAACCGATCGATCCACCGGTCCACGCCGCCAAACTGGTATTGGGCCGTCGTGTGCTGGCCGGCTCGCTGATCGGCGGCATCGCCGAAACCCAGGAAGTGCTGGATTTCTGTGCCGAGCACAACATCACCTGCGACATCGAAATGCTCGACATCCGCCAGATCAACGAGGCTTACGCCCGCATGATTGCCGGTGATGTGAAGTACCGTTTCGTGATCGACATGGCAACGCTGAAGGTCTAA
- a CDS encoding IclR family transcriptional regulator: protein MQEDAPKIAKDAAPTGTQTLLRGLGVVQAVASGARDLKEIARLIGTTRSTTHRLASCLVDERYLRVVPQVGYLLGPKLIELGFQAREELPLVTLAGPYLDELSALTGDTIHLAIREGDEVLYLHKNPGRNGPEMRSRVGHRMPLARTGIGKALMLDDTQEEWQRLYEVSLPAGGKNQFWPQHPEQSWEQFQQRMVEYVAGGYAFDLEDNEPSIRCVAAPIRDASKRIVAGISIASTVPYMPLEKMAELIPLIKGVTARLSAELGAKV from the coding sequence ATGCAGGAAGACGCCCCAAAAATCGCCAAGGACGCCGCACCGACCGGCACCCAGACACTGCTTCGTGGTCTGGGTGTGGTTCAGGCGGTGGCCAGTGGCGCCCGCGATCTCAAGGAAATCGCCCGGTTGATCGGCACGACACGCAGCACCACCCATCGTCTGGCCAGTTGCCTGGTGGACGAGCGTTATCTGCGTGTGGTGCCGCAAGTCGGTTATCTGTTGGGGCCGAAGTTGATCGAGCTGGGCTTCCAGGCGCGTGAAGAATTGCCGCTGGTCACATTGGCCGGGCCGTATCTGGATGAGTTGTCGGCGTTGACCGGCGACACCATTCACCTGGCGATTCGTGAAGGCGACGAGGTGCTGTACCTGCACAAGAATCCGGGGCGCAATGGCCCGGAAATGCGTTCGCGGGTTGGCCATCGCATGCCGTTGGCGCGCACCGGGATCGGCAAGGCGCTGATGCTCGATGACACGCAGGAAGAATGGCAGCGGCTGTACGAAGTCAGCTTGCCGGCGGGTGGGAAAAATCAGTTCTGGCCGCAGCACCCGGAGCAGTCCTGGGAGCAGTTTCAGCAGCGCATGGTCGAGTATGTGGCAGGCGGTTATGCGTTCGATCTGGAAGATAACGAACCGTCGATCCGCTGTGTGGCAGCGCCGATCCGTGATGCCAGCAAGCGCATCGTTGCCGGCATCAGCATCGCCAGCACCGTGCCATATATGCCGCTGGAGAAAATGGCCGAGCTGATTCCCCTGATCAAAGGGGTCACGGCTCGGCTCTCGGCAGAACTTGGCGCGAAGGTTTAG
- a CDS encoding MFS transporter, whose translation MQPQTLTGQASLVTPSRKRFFIMVLLFITVVINYLDRSNLSIAAPALTSELGIDPIHVGLIFSAFGWTYAAMQIPGGWLVDRVPPRILYSVALLLWSIATVMLGFAASFIALFVLRMAVGALEAPAYPINSRVVTTWFPERERATAIGFYTSGQFVGLAFLTPVLAWLQHQYGWHMVFVSTGAVGILWAVIWYAVYREPRDFKGANDAEIDLIREGGGLVDIQAEQAKVKAKFSWIDLGIVLTKRKLWGIYLGQFCLNSTLWFFLTWFPTYLVKYRGMDFIKSGLLASLPFLAAFVGVLCSGFFSDWLIRRGYTVGFARKLPIIGGLLISTSIIGANFVESTPLVIAFLALAFFGNGLASITWSLVSTLAPARLLGLTGGVFNFIGNLSAITTPIVIGFLATGDSFAPAITYISVLALIGALSYILLVGKVERIKL comes from the coding sequence ATGCAACCGCAAACCCTCACCGGGCAGGCGTCGTTGGTGACGCCCAGCCGCAAGCGTTTTTTCATCATGGTCCTGCTGTTCATCACCGTGGTGATCAACTACCTGGACCGCAGCAACCTGTCCATCGCCGCCCCGGCGCTGACCAGCGAACTGGGCATCGACCCGATCCACGTCGGGCTGATTTTCTCGGCATTCGGCTGGACCTATGCCGCCATGCAAATCCCCGGCGGCTGGCTGGTGGATCGGGTGCCGCCGCGGATTCTTTATAGCGTCGCATTGCTGCTATGGTCGATCGCCACGGTGATGCTCGGCTTCGCCGCCAGCTTCATCGCACTGTTCGTATTGCGCATGGCGGTCGGTGCACTGGAAGCGCCGGCGTACCCGATCAACAGCCGTGTGGTTACCACCTGGTTCCCCGAGCGCGAACGCGCCACGGCCATTGGTTTCTATACCTCCGGGCAATTCGTCGGTCTGGCGTTCCTGACACCGGTATTGGCCTGGCTGCAACATCAATATGGCTGGCACATGGTGTTTGTCAGCACCGGTGCGGTGGGCATTCTCTGGGCGGTGATCTGGTACGCGGTGTACCGCGAGCCACGGGATTTCAAAGGTGCCAATGACGCCGAAATCGACCTGATCCGCGAAGGTGGCGGGCTGGTGGATATCCAGGCTGAACAAGCCAAAGTCAAAGCCAAATTCAGCTGGATCGACCTCGGCATCGTGCTAACCAAGCGCAAGTTGTGGGGCATTTATCTCGGCCAGTTCTGCCTCAACTCGACGTTGTGGTTTTTTCTGACGTGGTTCCCGACCTACCTGGTGAAGTATCGCGGCATGGACTTCATCAAGTCCGGCCTGCTGGCGTCGCTGCCTTTTCTCGCCGCCTTCGTCGGTGTGCTCTGTTCCGGGTTCTTCTCCGACTGGCTGATCCGTCGCGGCTACACCGTGGGTTTCGCCCGCAAGTTGCCGATCATTGGCGGTCTGCTGATTTCCACCTCGATTATCGGCGCCAACTTCGTCGAGTCGACACCGCTGGTGATTGCCTTCCTCGCGTTGGCGTTCTTCGGTAACGGGCTGGCTTCGATCACCTGGTCGCTGGTTTCAACGTTGGCCCCGGCGCGATTGCTCGGGTTGACCGGTGGGGTGTTCAACTTCATCGGCAACCTGTCGGCGATTACCACGCCGATCGTCATCGGTTTCCTCGCTACCGGTGATTCGTTCGCTCCCGCGATCACCTATATCTCGGTTCTGGCGTTGATTGGCGCGCTTTCCTACATCTTGCTGGTCGGCAAAGTCGAGCGTATCAAGTTGTAG
- the dgoD gene encoding galactonate dehydratase encodes MKITKLTTFIVPPRWCFLKVETDEGVTGWGEPVVEGRAHTVAAAVEELSDYLIGKDPRNIEDIWTVLYRGGFYRGGAIHMSALAGIDQALWDIKGKALGVSVSDLLGGQVRDKIRVYSWIGGDRPADTARAAKEAVERGFTAVKMNGTEELQFLDSFEKVDLALANVAAVRDAVGPNVGIGVDFHGRVHKPMAKVLMKELDPYKLMFIEEPVLSENYEALKELAPLTSTPIALGERLFSRWDFKRVLSEGYVDIIQPDASHAGGITETRKIANMAEAYDVALALHCPLGPIALAACLQLDAVCYNAFIQEQSLGIHYNESNDLLDYVKDPRVFDYDKGFVKIPNGPGLGIEINEEYVIERAAVGHRWRNPIWRHADGSFAEW; translated from the coding sequence ATGAAAATCACCAAACTGACCACCTTCATCGTTCCGCCGCGCTGGTGCTTCCTCAAGGTCGAAACCGACGAGGGCGTGACCGGTTGGGGCGAGCCCGTGGTCGAAGGCCGCGCTCACACGGTGGCGGCTGCCGTTGAAGAATTGTCTGACTACCTGATCGGCAAAGACCCACGCAACATCGAAGACATCTGGACCGTGCTTTACCGCGGTGGCTTCTACCGGGGCGGCGCGATCCACATGAGCGCGCTGGCCGGCATCGATCAGGCGTTGTGGGACATCAAGGGCAAGGCCTTGGGTGTGTCGGTCAGCGATCTGCTGGGCGGTCAGGTGCGGGACAAGATTCGCGTCTATTCGTGGATCGGCGGCGACCGCCCGGCGGACACCGCTCGCGCTGCAAAGGAAGCCGTCGAGCGTGGTTTCACTGCGGTGAAAATGAACGGCACCGAAGAGCTGCAATTCCTCGATTCCTTCGAAAAAGTCGACCTGGCCCTGGCCAACGTCGCCGCCGTGCGCGATGCGGTGGGGCCGAACGTCGGCATCGGCGTGGACTTCCATGGCCGGGTGCACAAGCCCATGGCCAAGGTCCTCATGAAGGAACTCGACCCGTACAAACTGATGTTCATCGAAGAACCGGTGCTCAGCGAAAACTACGAAGCGCTGAAAGAATTGGCGCCGCTGACCAGCACCCCGATTGCCCTCGGTGAGCGGCTGTTCTCGCGCTGGGATTTCAAGCGTGTGCTCAGCGAAGGTTATGTCGACATCATCCAGCCGGACGCGTCTCACGCCGGCGGCATCACCGAAACACGCAAGATCGCCAACATGGCCGAAGCCTACGACGTGGCGCTGGCGCTGCATTGCCCGTTGGGCCCGATTGCACTGGCGGCGTGTTTGCAGCTGGATGCTGTTTGCTACAACGCGTTCATCCAGGAGCAGAGCCTGGGCATTCATTACAACGAGAGCAATGACCTGCTGGATTACGTCAAGGATCCGCGGGTGTTCGACTACGACAAAGGCTTCGTGAAAATCCCGAATGGCCCGGGCCTGGGGATCGAGATCAACGAGGAATACGTCATCGAACGCGCGGCGGTCGGTCACCGCTGGCGCAACCCGATCTGGCGCCATGCCGATGGCAGCTTTGCTGAGTGGTGA
- a CDS encoding 2-dehydro-3-deoxy-6-phosphogalactonate aldolase: protein MLKQALAQNGLIAILRGLRPQEAAAIGEVLYAAGFRVIEVPLNSPEPYESIRILRSTLPADCLIGAGTVLTPEQVEQVKAAGGQVIVMPHSDAKVLRAAKAAGLFLSPGVATPTEAFAALAEGADVLKMFPAEQMGPAVVKAWLAVLPAGTILAPVGGITPDNMQVFIDAGVKGFGLGSGLFKPGMTPDEVALNAKAYVAAWKALR from the coding sequence ATGCTCAAGCAAGCATTGGCGCAAAACGGTCTGATCGCGATTTTGCGTGGCCTGCGCCCGCAAGAAGCGGCAGCCATCGGCGAAGTCCTTTACGCCGCCGGATTTCGCGTCATCGAAGTGCCGCTCAATTCCCCTGAGCCGTACGAAAGTATCCGCATCCTGCGCAGTACCTTGCCCGCCGATTGCCTGATCGGCGCGGGCACGGTGTTGACGCCGGAGCAGGTCGAGCAAGTGAAAGCAGCGGGGGGGCAAGTGATCGTCATGCCGCACAGCGATGCCAAGGTGTTGCGCGCAGCGAAAGCGGCGGGGTTGTTCCTGTCGCCGGGTGTGGCGACGCCGACTGAAGCCTTCGCCGCATTGGCCGAAGGGGCGGACGTGCTGAAGATGTTCCCGGCCGAGCAGATGGGCCCGGCAGTCGTCAAAGCCTGGCTCGCGGTACTGCCTGCGGGAACGATTCTGGCGCCGGTCGGCGGGATCACGCCGGACAACATGCAGGTGTTTATCGACGCGGGCGTCAAAGGCTTCGGCCTCGGTTCCGGGTTGTTCAAACCGGGCATGACCCCAGATGAAGTGGCGCTTAACGCCAAGGCCTACGTGGCTGCCTGGAAAGCCCTCCGCTAA